The Triticum dicoccoides isolate Atlit2015 ecotype Zavitan chromosome 6A, WEW_v2.0, whole genome shotgun sequence genome has a window encoding:
- the LOC119318233 gene encoding cyclic nucleotide-gated ion channel 17-like, which yields MFAPRKVEDEMALGRQRTVRFYDERAKPAIPIQQKQAAFAASKLGVASSGKNKIFVGGDAQQYKIFDPSSDFILMWNRIFLFSSFLALFIDPLYFYVPKIVYGDTYSCVGTDRHLTIIITFFRSIADLLYVVHIIMKFRTAFVKTSSTLRVFGRGDLVTDPKEIAWKYLRSDFAIDVVAALPLPQIIVWYVIPAIKYSGAEHNNNILVLIVLAQYLPRLYLIFPLTYEIVKATGVVAKTAWEGAVYNLLLYLIASHVLGALWYLLSVDRQTACWKMNCRNGSDCNIRYLDCDTPNQTWASTTDLFSRCNASNDTITFDYGMFQPALSNQAPAQGFLRKFFYSLWWGLQNLSCYGQTLSVSTYIGETLYCIFLAVLGLVLFAHLIGNVQTYLQSITVRVEEWRLKQRDTEEWMRHRQLPDELRERVRRFIQYKWLATRGVNEESILQVLPADLRRDIKRHLCLDLVRRVPFFSQMDDQLLDAICVRLVSSLCTKGTYIVREGDPVAEMLFIIRGKLESSTTNGGRTGFFNSTTLKAGDFCGEELLGWALVPKPTASLPSSTRTVRAQIEVEAFSLQAEDLKFVASQFRRLHSKKLQHTFRYYSHHWRTWGACFIQAAWRRYRRRKMAKDLSMRESFHSMRSEDSDGEDDPPPKKNISLRMMAGKVMAGNRKGLQAIKELPTLKKPDEPDFSLEPYE from the exons ATGTTTGCGCCGAGGAAGGTGGAGGACGAGATGGCGCTGGGCAGGCAGAGGACCGTCAG GTTCTATGATGAGAGGGCAAAGCCAGCGATACCGATCCAACAGAAACAGGCAGCGTTCGCTGCTAGTAAACTCGGCGTCGCGAGCTCAGGGAAGAACAAGATTTTCGTGGGAGGGGATGCGCAGCAGTACAAGATTTTCGATCCGTCAAGTGACTTCATCTTGATGTGGAACCGCATTTTCCTTTTTTCGTCCTTCCTTGCTCTATTTATAGACCCCCTGTACTTTTACGTGCCCAAAATCGTCTATGGCGACACCTATTCCTGTGTTGGGACAGACAGACATTTAACCATCATCATTACATTCTTCCGATCAATTGCCGATCTCTTGTATGTGGTTCACATCATAATGAAGTTCAGAACTGCTTTTGTTAAAACGAGCTCAACCTTGCGGGTTTTTGGAAGAGGAGACCTTGTCACAGACCCTAAAGAGATTGCATGGAAGTATTTGAGATCTGACTTTGCAATTGATGTGGTGGCTGCATTGCCTTTGCCGCAG ATCATAGTCTGGTATGTGATACCAGCTATCAAGTATTCTGGTGCTGAGCATAACAATAACATTCTGGTGCTTATAGTTCTTGCTCAGTATCTTCCAAGACTATATCTCATATTCCCTTTAACTTATGAAATTGTCAAAGCTACTGGAGTTGTCGCAAAGACTGCCTGGGAAGGGGCTGTATACAACCTGCTACTTTACTTGATAGCTAGTCAT GTTCTAGGTGCACTATGGTACTTGCTATCTGTTGATCGCCAAACAGCCTGCTGGAAAATGAATTGCAGGAATGGAAGTGATTGTAATATTAGGTACCTAGACTGTGATACACCAAATCAGACATGGGCTAGTACGACTGATCTCTTCAGCCGCTGCAATGCTAGCAATGACACCATCACCTTCGACTATGGCATGTTTCAGCCTGCTCTGTCAAATCAAGCGCCTGCTCAGGGTTTCTTGAGAAAGTTCTTCTATTCCCTTTGGTGGGGTTTACAGAATCTAAG TTGCTACGGCCAGACTCTTTCTGTGAGCACCTACATTGGTGAGACACTGTACTGTATATTCTTGGCAGTACTCGGTCTTGTCTTGTTTGCGCATTTGATTGGAAATGTGCAG ACCTACCTGCAATCTATCACTGTGAGGGTTGAGGAGTGGAGATTAAAGCAAAGAGATACTGAGGAGTGGATGAGACATCGTCAACTTCCTGATGAACTGCGGGAAAGAGTTAGACGATTTATCCAGTACAAGTGGCTTGCAACTCGAGGTGTGAATGAAGAGTCTATATTACAGGTTCTACCAGCGGATCTACGGCGTGACATTAAACGCCACCTTTGCTTGGATCTTGTTCGCCGG GTACCCTTTTTCTCCCAGATGGACGACCAACTTCTAGATGCCATATGTGTGCGTCTTGTATCATCACTGTGTACAAAGGGCACATACATTGTCCGTGAGGGTGATCCCGTGGCCGAGATGCTTTTCATCATCCGCGGGAAACTGGAGAGCTCCACAACAAATGGTGGCCGCACAGGCTTCTTCAATTCAACTACGCTGAAAGCTGGTGATTTCTGCGGTGAGGAACTTCTTGGATGGGCTCTTGTCCCGAAGCCTACCGCCAGTTTGCCGTCATCCACTCGCACAGTGAGGGCACAAATAGAAGTGGAGGCCTTTTCACTCCAGGCTGAGGATCTCAAGTTTGTGGCCAGCCAATTTAGGCGGTTGCACAGCAAGAAGTTGCAGCACACTTTCCGATACTACTCACACCATTGGAGAACCTGGGGCGCGTGCTTCATCCAAGCTGCCTGGCGGCGCTACAGGAGGAGGAAGATGGCGAAGGACCTGAGTATGAGGGAGTCATTCCATTCCATGAGATCAGAAGACTCGGATGGTGAAGATGACCCTCCACCAAAGAAGAATATCTCTCTAAGAATGATGGCCGGGAAAGTCATGGCTGGGAACAGGAAAGGGCTTCAGGCCATAAAAGAGTTGCCGACACTAAAGAAGCCGGACGAGCCAGATTTCTCGCTCGAACCCTACGAGTAA